From the genome of Pseudomonas sp. AB6, one region includes:
- a CDS encoding DUF2007 domain-containing protein gives MQKVYEPENLMEGELLQGMLASEGVKAHLTGGHLLGGVGELPVFGLLGLSVDNDQADQARQLITAYNAAMPLSGDEPDTFPDVLIC, from the coding sequence ATGCAAAAAGTCTACGAACCGGAGAACTTGATGGAGGGCGAACTGCTGCAGGGCATGCTCGCCAGTGAAGGGGTCAAAGCTCATCTAACGGGGGGGCATTTGCTCGGCGGCGTCGGCGAGTTGCCCGTATTTGGTTTGCTGGGGCTGTCAGTGGACAACGATCAGGCTGATCAGGCACGGCAACTGATCACCGCGTACAATGCTGCCATGCCGCTGTCGGGAGACGAACCTGACACTTTTCCTGACGTCTTGATTTGCTGA
- a CDS encoding CPXCG motif-containing cysteine-rich protein, which translates to MQEIQAYDCPYCGESVEAVLDLSGGDQRYIEDCPVCCRPIVFDLQTDGEEWNLDVRSENE; encoded by the coding sequence ATGCAGGAAATACAGGCTTACGACTGCCCTTACTGCGGCGAATCGGTGGAGGCCGTGCTGGATTTATCCGGCGGCGATCAGCGTTATATTGAAGATTGCCCGGTGTGCTGCCGACCGATTGTGTTCGATCTGCAAACCGACGGCGAAGAATGGAACCTAGACGTACGCAGCGAGAATGAATGA